A window from Leptospira meyeri encodes these proteins:
- a CDS encoding TfoX/Sxy family protein, translated as MAINEKLLDRVRKSMEGQTNVEEKKMFGGLCFMVNGKMCICIRNDEIMCRIDPESIGSILSKKKARPMIHNGHLMKGFVFVNEEDIKTKKEIEYWIQLSLEYNKKSPPAKKKAKKTTLKTPSPKKNK; from the coding sequence ATGGCTATCAATGAGAAATTATTAGATCGGGTTCGAAAGTCTATGGAAGGACAGACGAATGTAGAAGAAAAAAAAATGTTTGGCGGTTTATGTTTTATGGTAAACGGTAAAATGTGTATCTGCATTAGAAATGATGAAATCATGTGCAGAATCGATCCTGAATCTATTGGATCCATTTTATCCAAGAAAAAAGCTCGTCCGATGATCCATAACGGACACCTGATGAAAGGATTTGTTTTCGTTAACGAAGAAGATATAAAAACAAAAAAAGAAATTGAATATTGGATTCAACTATCTCTCGAATACAACAAAAAATCTCCACCTGCTAAGAAAAAAGCCAAGAAAACGACTTTAAAAACCCCTTCTCCCAAAAAAAATAAGTAA
- the leuC gene encoding 3-isopropylmalate dehydratase large subunit, which produces MGQTLYDKIWESHRIFENSDSESILYVDRHILHEVTSAQAFEGLRTKKRDVRRKDLTMGVVDHNVSTRDRKNRDAAGPISRLQIDTMEKNCKDFGIRLFGPEDPEQGIVHVIGPELGFTTPGSVIVCGDSHTATHGAFGALAFGIGTSEVEHVLATQTLKQAKTKSMSVQFLGKPGFGITAKDVVLALIKKMGTSGGRGYTLEYSGEWIRSLSMEGRMTLCNMSIEAGARASLVAPDQITFDYLKERKLIPKGKSFLEAIEYWKTFFTDQDAVFDEMIEFDISNIEPQVTWGTNPSQSLSIGGVIPNPKEFQDKGGRETAENALEYMDLKPGTPISEIRIDKVFIGSCTNARIEDLRSAAEVAKGKKVHPRVQALVVPGSGSVKRQAELEGLDQIFKEAGFEWREPGCSLCLAMNDDILKPGERCASTSNRNFEGRQGRGGRTHLVSPSMAAAAAVNGKFVDVRKLT; this is translated from the coding sequence ATGGGACAAACTCTATATGACAAAATTTGGGAAAGTCATCGGATCTTTGAGAATTCAGACTCTGAATCCATTTTATATGTGGACCGCCATATTCTACATGAAGTGACTTCCGCCCAAGCATTCGAAGGATTAAGAACGAAGAAGAGGGATGTAAGAAGAAAGGATCTCACTATGGGAGTTGTGGATCATAATGTTTCCACAAGAGATCGTAAAAACAGAGATGCAGCAGGACCTATCTCTAGGTTGCAGATCGATACAATGGAAAAAAACTGCAAAGATTTTGGAATCCGTTTGTTTGGTCCGGAAGATCCAGAACAAGGGATTGTGCATGTAATCGGTCCTGAGTTAGGATTCACAACTCCTGGATCCGTGATTGTATGTGGAGATTCTCATACAGCAACTCACGGAGCCTTTGGTGCTTTGGCGTTTGGAATCGGAACTAGCGAAGTAGAACATGTGCTAGCGACACAAACTCTCAAACAGGCAAAAACAAAATCAATGTCCGTTCAATTTCTTGGAAAACCTGGATTTGGAATCACCGCAAAAGATGTAGTTCTTGCACTCATAAAAAAGATGGGTACCTCTGGGGGAAGGGGATACACTTTAGAATATTCAGGAGAATGGATTCGTTCTCTTTCAATGGAAGGTCGAATGACTCTTTGTAATATGAGTATTGAAGCGGGAGCCAGGGCAAGTCTTGTGGCACCGGACCAAATCACATTTGATTATTTGAAAGAGAGAAAGTTAATTCCTAAAGGAAAAAGTTTTTTAGAAGCTATCGAATATTGGAAAACATTTTTCACGGATCAAGATGCAGTTTTTGATGAGATGATTGAATTCGATATTTCTAATATAGAACCACAAGTTACGTGGGGTACAAACCCATCTCAGTCTTTATCCATAGGTGGAGTGATTCCAAATCCAAAAGAATTCCAAGACAAAGGTGGTCGAGAGACAGCCGAGAATGCATTGGAGTATATGGATCTAAAACCAGGAACGCCCATTTCGGAGATCAGAATTGACAAGGTATTCATAGGCTCTTGCACAAATGCAAGGATAGAAGACTTACGATCTGCAGCAGAAGTTGCGAAAGGAAAAAAAGTCCATCCCAGGGTGCAGGCTTTAGTCGTCCCAGGTTCAGGTTCAGTGAAACGACAGGCTGAGTTGGAAGGGTTGGATCAGATTTTCAAAGAGGCTGGATTCGAATGGAGAGAACCTGGTTGTTCTCTTTGTCTTGCGATGAATGACGATATATTAAAGCCGGGCGAAAGATGTGCCTCTACTTCTAACCGCAACTTCGAAGGAAGACAAGGAAGAGGAGGAAGAACTCATTTAGTCAGTCCTTCCATGGCTGCTGCCGCAGCAGTGAACGGAAAATTTGTAGATGTGAGGAAATTGACATGA
- a CDS encoding LA_0442/LA_0875 N-terminal domain-containing protein, translating into MKKIIPLWFAALLFANFSLRSETIFLKSGEKLEGSVLAQDKDSVTIKLANGNTKVFPKSAVQKVSYGKEPDSATLKKEALISEKEKKIKEEKELAEKQKREEENLKTKEEKQKKREEQLSHSKRHYLEGSFGVGSGESQSELRPFFQTIQIAGLLFSSGGQAELLSTPYKSKNQSATTRLFYAWDRFTFEVRGTEAKGKLDTGGFQTLAYGSGGGSSFTTEKTANVLLGNGNTKFQKLSSRIGFTPYPHPVLDLQILGGLERIWTKSNQEVDSLGAITSTGINPNRVSYRETTNSFKGYSVGIGFEWKFLERFALQGQILHLDLQGPSSFRSNEFRLDTTPFRYNHYGLDYQWKSTGTEVNVKFTTKIKGDFSLFVEASNMTLNNKLQSGYLTENEEGGNSDPAQILLKVYGPQILIPMFYDSKTILSYVQVGANYRFNF; encoded by the coding sequence ATGAAAAAAATTATTCCCTTATGGTTCGCCGCTTTGCTTTTTGCAAACTTTTCTCTTCGTAGTGAAACAATTTTTCTCAAGTCAGGAGAAAAATTAGAAGGTTCGGTTTTAGCCCAAGATAAGGATTCTGTGACCATCAAACTTGCAAACGGGAATACGAAAGTGTTTCCTAAGTCGGCGGTTCAGAAAGTTAGTTATGGGAAAGAGCCGGACTCCGCAACGTTAAAAAAAGAAGCTTTGATTTCAGAGAAGGAAAAGAAAATCAAAGAAGAAAAAGAACTGGCAGAAAAACAAAAACGGGAAGAAGAGAATCTCAAAACAAAAGAAGAAAAACAAAAAAAAAGAGAGGAACAACTTTCTCATTCGAAACGACATTATTTAGAAGGTTCCTTTGGAGTTGGAAGTGGAGAGAGCCAATCAGAACTTCGTCCTTTCTTTCAAACCATCCAAATAGCCGGTCTCCTATTCAGTAGCGGTGGCCAAGCTGAGCTACTATCCACTCCTTATAAAAGTAAAAATCAGAGTGCAACGACACGTTTGTTTTACGCATGGGACCGGTTCACCTTTGAGGTTCGTGGAACAGAAGCGAAAGGAAAATTAGACACTGGGGGATTTCAGACTCTTGCTTACGGAAGTGGGGGCGGTTCTTCTTTCACTACTGAAAAAACTGCCAATGTTCTTCTTGGAAACGGCAATACAAAGTTTCAAAAACTTTCTTCCAGGATAGGTTTCACTCCCTATCCACATCCAGTTTTAGACCTACAAATTTTAGGAGGGTTGGAACGAATTTGGACAAAGAGCAACCAAGAAGTTGATAGTCTCGGAGCGATTACCTCCACAGGAATCAATCCCAACAGAGTGAGTTACCGGGAAACAACTAACTCGTTCAAAGGGTATAGTGTCGGAATTGGATTCGAGTGGAAATTTTTGGAAAGGTTTGCCTTGCAAGGACAGATTTTGCATTTGGATCTGCAGGGTCCATCATCGTTTCGAAGTAACGAATTTCGATTGGATACCACTCCTTTTCGATACAATCACTATGGCCTAGACTATCAATGGAAGTCTACAGGAACTGAAGTGAATGTGAAATTCACAACGAAGATTAAAGGTGATTTCAGTTTATTTGTGGAAGCGAGCAACATGACCTTGAATAACAAATTGCAGTCGGGTTATCTAACAGAAAATGAAGAGGGGGGAAATTCAGATCCGGCGCAAATTTTACTAAAAGTGTATGGCCCTCAAATATTAATTCCTATGTTCTATGATTCAAAGACAATATTGTCATACGTTCAAGTCGGTGCAAATTATCGTTTTAATTTTTAA
- a CDS encoding LysR family transcriptional regulator, with product MEFRQIIYFLEIAESGTFQKAASRLGLTQPALSKQIFLLEKELGVTVLERGGRSVRLTHEGERFFQYSVRMKELWEEIQNGFSNEKELKGNYSISAGGTVSAWILPQVLKEILKKRPGLFLSVREGDATETKNAVLKGEVDLGILTGPITEPSLNVLEFLSDHIFPCAAKDHPIFLKKKIKIEDLKKQSFVFFHPGSALRKAVEKKIKSFSKEFSSNIAMELRSVESVIKSLEAGLGIGFLSEYSMSSKLKKINFEDWNAERKFYLCYRKKSGPGLAYLAEEILKSAEKWRLEKII from the coding sequence ATGGAATTCAGACAAATTATTTACTTTCTAGAAATCGCAGAATCAGGAACATTCCAAAAGGCAGCATCTCGTTTGGGATTAACACAACCCGCACTCTCGAAACAGATTTTTCTTTTAGAAAAGGAATTAGGAGTCACTGTCTTGGAAAGAGGAGGAAGGTCAGTTCGTCTAACACACGAAGGTGAAAGATTCTTTCAATATTCTGTTCGTATGAAAGAATTATGGGAAGAAATACAAAACGGCTTTTCTAATGAAAAGGAACTAAAAGGAAACTATTCAATTTCGGCTGGCGGGACCGTCTCTGCTTGGATCTTGCCACAAGTCTTAAAGGAAATCTTAAAAAAAAGGCCAGGACTTTTTCTTTCTGTCAGAGAAGGAGATGCTACTGAAACTAAGAACGCCGTATTAAAGGGAGAAGTCGACCTTGGGATTTTGACTGGTCCTATAACAGAACCCAGTTTGAATGTTTTAGAATTTTTATCCGATCATATCTTTCCTTGCGCAGCAAAAGATCATCCGATCTTTCTAAAAAAGAAAATTAAAATCGAGGACTTAAAAAAACAATCCTTTGTATTTTTCCACCCAGGTTCTGCTCTAAGAAAAGCTGTGGAGAAAAAGATCAAATCGTTTTCAAAAGAATTTAGTTCGAATATTGCCATGGAACTACGAAGTGTAGAATCCGTGATCAAATCTTTGGAAGCGGGGCTCGGAATCGGTTTTTTATCCGAATATTCCATGAGTTCAAAACTAAAAAAAATTAACTTCGAAGACTGGAATGCAGAAAGAAAATTTTATCTCTGTTATCGCAAAAAATCAGGACCAGGACTTGCCTACCTCGCAGAGGAAATTTTGAAATCTGCAGAGAAATGGAGATTGGAAAAAATAATCTAA
- a CDS encoding DUF1554 domain-containing protein has protein sequence MSLRFSANSKYWTGLNGNWTTNTGNTCDLWRSNSGSFTGGMGQGNSTLVADITAGWTPEACNLSNQQLICVEQ, from the coding sequence TTGTCATTGAGATTTTCAGCCAATTCAAAGTATTGGACTGGATTGAATGGCAATTGGACAACCAATACTGGTAATACCTGTGATTTATGGAGAAGTAATTCTGGATCATTTACGGGAGGTATGGGCCAAGGTAATTCAACTCTGGTTGCCGACATTACGGCAGGTTGGACTCCTGAGGCATGCAATTTGAGTAACCAACAGTTGATCTGTGTTGAACAATAA
- a CDS encoding adenylate/guanylate cyclase domain-containing protein, protein MKKSIVDEILISREIKNEKTVAVVRFVIFSIASFLDYLSYFQVINYTIVTPTFITLLLDTVILIFAGIVLLFLNHYPHKPYLKFFTITLDYMIVGLMIYFDPTVQRGNGVIYFIAMISAIFVYQFNLLRHSKIGTIYGAFLAFVFLFVISIGLGEGYPIDFIPMMIGLGMILAIGYVTTVSNIDMVKEANAKQMMERYLPSQLVSEFYKNKAQLEPGGENKEVTILFSDIRSFTKFSENRSAEEVVQILNEYLSRMTDVIFRFNGTIDKFIGDAIMTIFGAPFKQDDDALRAVKSAVAMIYELEKLNQNLILPNEKLHVGIGIHTGEAIVGNIGSDRRLDYTVIGDNVNLASRIEGLTKHYNCPILISEATYKQIEGKYSIDDGFEIREIDKVIVKGKSKPITVYEVVCLDT, encoded by the coding sequence ATGAAAAAATCAATCGTTGATGAAATTCTAATTTCCAGAGAGATAAAAAACGAGAAAACAGTAGCAGTTGTTAGATTTGTTATTTTTTCAATCGCCTCTTTCCTAGATTATTTATCTTACTTCCAAGTGATCAACTATACGATTGTCACACCAACTTTCATCACCCTCTTGTTAGACACAGTAATTTTGATATTTGCCGGTATCGTCCTTCTATTCTTAAATCATTACCCTCATAAACCATATTTGAAATTTTTTACGATCACTTTAGACTATATGATCGTTGGGCTTATGATTTATTTTGATCCAACAGTTCAGAGAGGCAATGGTGTTATATATTTTATCGCAATGATCAGTGCTATTTTTGTTTACCAATTCAATCTACTCAGACATTCCAAAATAGGCACAATCTATGGTGCTTTTTTAGCGTTTGTTTTCCTTTTCGTGATTTCAATTGGATTAGGCGAAGGTTATCCAATCGATTTTATTCCCATGATGATAGGACTGGGGATGATACTTGCAATTGGTTATGTAACTACAGTTTCAAATATTGATATGGTGAAAGAAGCAAATGCAAAACAAATGATGGAAAGATATCTTCCTTCACAACTAGTCAGCGAGTTCTACAAAAATAAGGCACAACTTGAACCAGGTGGCGAAAATAAGGAAGTTACGATTCTTTTTTCTGACATCCGGTCTTTTACAAAATTTTCAGAAAATCGATCTGCAGAAGAAGTTGTTCAGATTTTAAACGAATATTTGTCCCGCATGACTGATGTCATATTCCGATTCAATGGTACAATTGATAAGTTTATCGGTGATGCTATCATGACCATATTTGGTGCTCCATTCAAACAAGATGATGATGCACTCCGTGCCGTTAAATCCGCTGTTGCAATGATCTATGAATTAGAAAAGTTAAATCAAAATTTGATTCTCCCCAATGAAAAATTACATGTGGGAATCGGTATCCATACAGGAGAAGCAATTGTTGGTAATATTGGTTCAGACAGAAGATTAGATTATACAGTCATTGGTGACAATGTAAACTTAGCTTCAAGGATAGAAGGTTTAACAAAACATTACAATTGTCCTATCTTAATATCGGAGGCAACTTACAAACAAATTGAAGGTAAATATTCAATAGATGATGGTTTTGAAATTCGTGAAATTGATAAAGTCATCGTCAAAGGTAAATCAAAACCAATCACTGTATATGAAGTTGTTTGTTTAGATACTTAA